From the Elaeis guineensis isolate ETL-2024a chromosome 16, EG11, whole genome shotgun sequence genome, the window tcttctctctttcctctctctctatctctttgcTATCATTTTTCTTTTGTGAGGACTGCATAGTCCGAGAGATCTCGGTAGCTCTCCAATAGCCACTACCGACATCTCCATCAATCTTCTCTTTCttatctccttctcctcctctctctctttctctttctttgtcTCTTCAATTTATTCCTCATTTGCATACtaattcagatctgatatgatttgGTATAGAGGCATACCAACTTGTATCATTGGTTGGTCAGTATGAGATTTGATTTTGAGTCGATGAATCTTAATTTTGTCCAAATAAAAATTAAGATGAGAGCATGATAGACGTGGGCAGGGCCTTTgtcttttatcatatttttttctaaatttttttttttattttaatagcaCGTGCATATACTCTTTTGAACAAATTCTACTTATTCCGTGGATGGATTAGTTGAAATGCACAGTGTAAATTAAGATATATTCATCTAAATACTAATAGTGTCATGTGTGTATTTGTCTAAATctcataatcaaaaaaaaaaaaaaaagataagtctCCAGcccagattttttttcttttttatacctACAATAGATACACAGACTGAGGGTCGTGTCAGTGCGCCGTACTTGGCGCCGGGGTGGTTGAAATTGGTGGGGTCCAAAATGAGTTAGCTGGAGGGATAGAGCGTGAGGAACACGTGTTCACGTGAGTGGGTTTTGGTTGGTAGCGTCTCGTCCCACAGTTAATAGCCTACCAACCTTTGTACccgcaaaaacaaaaaaaaaaagcccacCAACCTTAGACCATGAGGTCCATAGCCCCGCTCACCTAACGCCTTTTGGGGATTTGGTGGGCGTATGGTTCTGATGGTCAAGCATATCCGGTTTGTGTGCATTTTTTAGTGAACTTATCAAAACAGTAGCAggacttgaaaaaaaaatatataaaaataaaacgcTAGCTTAGGTGTCCTTCGTGCGTAAGAGAAGTTTGGTGGCATACGGCACGGGTGTATTCTCGGTCAACCGATGTACCGTGTGCGTTTTTGCACTAAGCCGTCCATGACACATGTGACGCACTGACGCAGGTTACATACACACATGCAATTATAACGATGCATGGTTAAGAGATAAGCGATAATACGCTTAATTTATGGCTTTGTATGATTGTTATACAAAATACTGATCATATTGGACCAcaattaatttttgatgaatTCCTGTTCCCCTAGCCGTTTAAGCGCCTAAATGATCCACATTAGTAAAACTTCTAATTTGGGAGTGGACGTTGACCATGAGGATTTTAAAGTTATGTTGCACTTTGGAAATATATAGGTGTAAGCAAAGAGTACAATAAGGTATATAGATGCCAACTATGAAATCAAGAGGCATACATTATACTAGGAGATCAAATAAATAAAGGAGTACACATGAGCATGagagatattatctattttaaatCCCAACAAATCCGATGGCACCCCAACCATCCcatcttatttttattaaaaaaaaaaaattgggatggaGACAAACCTattcaagaagagagagaagaaaaaaataaaaaaataaataaaaataaagaatgaaaagagaagaaagaaaaagaaataaaaaaataaagagaaagaaatgaaaaaaagaaaaatagactaaaaggaaagaaaagatagaaaaaaataatgaaagaagaaaaaaaataaaaaattatctatcagTATACATGATTAAAACTGCTGTTCGGAcaacaaaatatttaattttataaaaaaatcaaaatatttctatCAACGATATTTAAAACCTTACTCTCTTTATATTGCTTGTGTCTCAACTTTATCCATTGGAACAACCAGCCCATCTCATTCGTCCACAACGATGACTTTGGGTTCCCATTAAGTGTTGAAACAACACATAAGCACGTTGGGCAAGAACTTTAGAGTGATAAACAAAACAACAATGGGAGTAAAGAGAGAAAAGCCAGCTTGATTTTGAGGACAAATACAGCATCTTGCTTTAAATGCTTTCTTTCAACAAGGATGCTATGTAAAACACCAAACACAAAGGGAAGGAAGATACCGACATGCAAACACCAAAATCAACTCTGATCCATTCTGCATGAAATAATCACAGTGCAGGTCCAAAAGGTAAAAGGTTCAGAatgaatctcaaagatttttctaacaaatattcAAAAATGTAATAGAATAACAGGGAACAGTTTGATGCAACCATCAGATGCTACTGTTTCATTCAAACAGACCACGAAGAAGACTCACTTCATGAATTATAACATAGAAAAAGTTCGAGGAAATATGAGGGGCTTTATTGCAGGCCAAAGACCAGACTTAATCTGCCAAAGCTGGCTTCGTCCCCACCAGTGTCCTTTAACTCCCAGAAGAGAGGCTCTGGAATCTAGCTTCTTGTAGCCATGAGAGAGAGAGGACCACAGACAAGCTAATCTTATAGAGATCTGGCTGCTTCAATGACTTTCTCTGCTGTTATACCAAATTCCTTGTATATCCGACCAGCAGGAGCACTTGCCCCGAACCGGTCAATTCCGATAGCCTTGCCCTTGGTTCCGACAAACTTCTCCCACCCAAGCGTGGATCCTGCTTCAATACTAATCCTAGCAGTGACAGCAGCAGGGAGGACACTCTCCTTGTACTCATCAGATTGCTCATCAAACAACTCCCAGCTGACAAGTGACACAACTCTGACTGTTTTCCCCTCCTTCCTCAATTCATCTGCAGCCTTGGCAGCAATCTCCAATTCGGAGCCAGTGCTCATAACAATGAGATCTGGTTTGTTACCAGATGAGTTGTCTGAAATAATGTATCCTCCCTTCTCAACTCCTTCGACCGATGTTCCTGCAAGTTGAGGAAGCTTCTGACGGGAGAGAGCAAGAATTGATGGCCTCTTCCTATTGAGAACTGCAACTTTGTATGCCCCAGCAGTCTCAGTCCCATCAGCCGGACGGAGCATCAAAATGTTGGGCATGGCTCGGAAGCTAATCAGATGCTCGATAGGCTGATGGGTGGGTCCATCTTCTCCAAGACCAATAGAATCATGTGTCATCACATAGATGACTCCTGCCTCAGACAGGGCCGAGATCCTTATGGCGGCTCTCATGTAGTCTGTGAAGACAAAGAAGGTAGCACAGTAGGGATAAGCCCAGGCTGTGGAGGGCAATGCCATTGCATATGGCACCCATCCATGTTCCCTAACACCGAAACGAACATTCCGCTCCTCAGGTGTGTCCTTTTGGAAGTTACCAAACATCTTCAGCAATGTCATGTTGGAGGAGGCAAGATCAGCACTGCCTCCTAGAAATCCAGGAAGTACTTTAGCAAGAGCATTCAGGCATTGCTGAGATAGATTTCTAGTGGCATCTGCAGGACTTTCAAGCGTATATGTCTGCAAAAATAAGTGAAAAAAATTGCCAATGATAGATGTCAATATAGTGCTACTTCCATTTTAATATTAACTGAAGAATGAACGGTGGATGTAAAAGAAGCATTCACCGGAAGAGCCTTCTCCCATCCAGTAGGCAGTTCTCCAGAAATGATACGCTTCAGCTCTGCAGCATCCTCTTTGTATTTCTTCTCATACTCTGCAAACTTAGCATTCCATTCAGCTTCAAGAGCAGCACCTTCTGGACATGGTGGCTCCAGTGACTGAGATGGACAAATCCAAAACAACCATTACTCTCAAAAATTCAGATTTATCTGCTAAATGAAAACATATCAACAAAGTTTGCAAACCTCTTCACATCTTCAGGCACAAAAAAAGGCTCATAAGGCCATCCAAGGTTCTGCCTGGTTGCATCAACTTCCTTAGCACCCAATGCACTCCCATGCACGCTATATGTGTTCGCCTTGTTGGGTGACCCATAACCAATGGTGGTGGtaacctgaaaaaaaaaaaaaaattattaaacacTGTTTTATAAAACTTCAATGTGAACCATTGCCACATATTTTGTTTTTGAATAACCGTGCAAATTTAATAAACCTTGATCAGTGTGGGTTTGTCTTTACAGCCTTAGCTTCCTTAATTGCAGCACGGATTTCATCATAGCCTGTATTACCATTCTTCACCCAGATCGTGTGCCAGCCAAGAGCCTCGAAACGGGCATTTACATCTTCTGTAAATGCAATCTCTGTGTCTCCATCAATGGAGATGTGGTTGTCATCGTAAAAAGCAATCAGCTTTCCTAAACCCCAGTGCCCGGCAAGCGAACAAGTTTCATTAGAAATGCCCTCCATTTGGCAGCCATCACCAACTACAACATACCTAAGGCCATCAGTAAATCAAATTAGTCAATATGCATAAAGTCTGCATACAAAGATAAGCAATATGAATTCAACAGAAAGATGAATATGAGGAGTTACGTGTAATGATCAATGATCTCCATGTCAGGCTTATTGAAACGTGCAGCTAGGTGCCTCTCAGCAAGTGCCAATCCAACAGCATTTGCAATACCCTGACCAAGAGGACCTACACCATTCCACCAACCATGAAAGGAAATGAGCGTACTGTACTAACATAAAATGGGAAGAAGAAGAGGCATGCCACAATTGTATTTATCTGCAGCACAAAACTTCTTAATTCAGGATCAGTTCAGGAAGCAAACCAGTAGTGACTTCAATTCCAGGAGTTTCAAAATTCTCTGGATGGCCAGGAGTTTTGCTTTCCCACTGCCGGAAAGCCTTCAaatcatcctcctgaaagatcaGATTGGAACAATCCAAAGCCTTGTATAAGATTACAGCTAAAGCAAACACCAGATCATTGTGTTAAAATTATATGTTCCAATTATTTCTCCTAGGATATCAAATTGGAGCATCAAAAAATCGTAAAAGATTAGAGTGGAACTAGCACTATATCAATGAATTCAGATCGACATGTTGAGCTGCCGAAACCAAGTCATAGAACAAAATCTTAAATCAACATGAAGGTACTTAATGAAATAATGAATACACACACTCCGTGTTCAACAGATCAGAGCATCAGCAATTAAATATCACATGGCAAGATTACAAAAAAACATAAAGGTGTCACCAAAAGCATATTGCTTTGGCTTCTCTCTTAGCTCTGTTCCTTTTACTGTCAGAACAAAAACACACTACTCTACAAACTTTTTTGTCCCAAAGAAGAACACGAATAAatatgcataaaaagagaaacttTTTCAATACAGTAAAAGCAAAACCTATCAATTAGATAACCAAAATCAAATTTTGGACGACAACATGGGATATACGCCTCCTGTAACCAATCCAGCATCAAAAAACATAAGCAAAAAAATTCAATATCAATCCTAATTCTTGGATAGAAGGACAGATCCGAATCCTTAGAAACAGGAGAACAAGAATAAATTAACATCAAGTTTCCATCTTTCTTGCTATTCTACTCATCAAATCTAGAGAAAAGGCTCAGACTATCATCAAGTTGCTGTCTTTGTTGTTCTAAtcatcaaatcttaaaataagcCTCACGCTAACACCAAATTGCCATTTTTCCAGGTATTATATTCATCAAATCTAGGCAAGCCTCGGATTAGAAACAAGTTGCCGTCTTTTTTGCCCTTCTATCCATCTAATCTAGAAATCAAGCCTCGGAGAATAAGAGATCGAAAATCGAGCCTCGGAGAATAAGAGATCCGGCGGCTCACCTTGACACTATCATATCCGGCGAGATGGAGCAGGGCGTAATGGAGCATACACCCGTGGCCGGCGGAGAGAACGAAGCGATCGCGGTTGAACCAGTAAGGATTCTTGGGGTTGTAGCGCATGATCTCGTCGTAGAGGATGTGTCCCAAGGGGGCGCACCCCATAGGAAGGCCCGGGTGGCCAGAAGTGGCCTTCTCGACGGCGTCGACGGCCAGGAACCGGATCGTGTTGACGGACTTGTCCACCAGAGCCTCCGTGGCCGCCTTCCCCTCCAGCGTTTCCACCCTCGCCGCCCTGGTGACGGCGGCGCGGCGGGGCCGGGGGCGGCCTGCGGCCGGAGGTTCTGGAGGCGGGGGGACTTGAGGGCGCGACCGGCGAGGGAGCTGAGGCCGAAGGCGAGGCGGTCCGGTTGAGCAGGGGATGGGGAGGGTGGCCGGAGATGGCGCGGCCGACGAGTGCCTGGGCGGCGGTGACGGAGGGGGAAGCGGCCATGGCTCGTTCTCTCTAAGTTTCCCCGCCCCTTCGATCGCTATGGGGTTGGTGGAGGGGAGGAGAGAATTTGAGGTTGCTCAGCCTTTTTGGCTAAATACTGAGAATTAGATGGGCTTGTTGGAAGATTCGTGCGAGGATCAGAGCAAATGGCGTCTAACCCGTTGGATTTCAAGATGTCAGATCCTGACCGTTAGAAGAGGGAGGGAATGACCGCCTCGTGATTGTTTGACTAGGTTGGCGGGTCGTATATTGTTTCGTTCATATCTTTTTCTCTTATCGGATTATGCGAGGAAATTATACTCCACCACGCGGTCATGACGCAGCGAAACACTTCGAGCGATAGTTATACAGCACCCATCGTGATACATCGCTACCCGAACAAACGGCTGTGATTAATTATATACGCAGCAGCTGcactaagatataattttttaataaaataaattattctgAACCTACTCGATATTTGGGATAATTACATGATCTACCTAACCCCCCACCTCCCAgcaaatatataaatttaaaattttaaaaaataaaaattatcaaaatataaaatataaaataatttaagattcaaataaattaaatagtaATGATGTTATTAAGACCATTGATTTATTTAACAgaaaaatatatgtatgtattatgtatataaataaaactttgatagtaaaatatatatttttaaaatattaaataggaATCTATAATTATCCTAAATTTAGAGGGAGGTTATTATAATTTAGtgttttatgatttatttttttaataatacggTGATAAGTaagaaatttattgaattttcatcatgagaaataaaaggcTTTATTTAAATAATTGTACAGGAATATTCCGTAAGAATCGAGTTAGTTGGGTCGGTGGTCGGCACTACCTACCCCTTCTTGGGAGTTTTGTTTTCATACAGCAAACATCAAGTCAAATCAGGTTGGTTTCAAAGGGGCGCAGGGATACTTTTTGGCTAGGAATAGTAACACATGGAGGCCTAATAGATCTATACATGATCTTAATTtgttaaaaatagaaaataaaactgcACTAATATCTATCTATCAATCTATTTCTTTACCTATTAAATAAACCAAAGAGAAAATACTCTACACTCTGCACTctacaaaattcataaaaaatatctatcAGAATAAAgttttatgaatttatttttttttcatgtctCCAAATTTAGTTAGAActaaactttctatcatcaaaaaaattatgaattaaaatataaattaatatatattattttaaaaataaaaaattatctaaaaattctaatcCTTGCACATGTGTTCGCAACTCTAGTTTTTTGTTATTAAGTTAGGCTTGTTTTTTGTTATTTTGACCAAGTTAAATGCTCAAGTTATACTCTTACTTCTTTCAATTAGCATGTGAAAGTATACCATTAGAGACTGATCTGTTCAATTTTTCCCCAATACTAACCTGATAacctgatcaaaataatataagatCAGGCTCTAATAATCTTACCAGTCCCCTCTATCATCTTCCTCCGTGATCCCCTGTGACTTTCCATCCAAATCACTATTCTCTCATGTCACCAAATCCATCGATTGTTCTCTCCAACCATCTATTATCCAACAATCTAGATTCATGATTCAAGAAGAATCATCAAAAGATCCAGCCTCTCCTCTTAAATCAATCTTTGTCATCTAGTAAGTGAGTTTTGTCAACCAGCAAGTAGATTTCAAGCATGTGAATCTTATgagtttttctattatttttgttCTTAAATGTCTAGCATCTTAAATGCAAAATATGAGCCATTGGATGGATTAGACGTAGTAGATGAATTGAATGACAGAACCCAACAAGTGGTTTCTATCACCCAACATGTGGAtttaatagatttttttattCTCAAGTTTTAAATACAAATAGATGAGCCATTGTATGGCTGACACGTGGTAGATAGATTGAATAACATGTGAGATGCTGGATGTGCAATCTTGTTACATTAGAAAAGTACTGGCTTCCCTTTTAAGAcctatttttttatagataaatatcaTGAGAAAGTTGATCAAATTTTTCATTAATCAACTTATCCATATTCTCACACTTTTCAAGGTGGGTAAGTTACTTTTCTATGGATAGCATTTATCTatgaaatgaagaaaaatcttaCCCACCTAAGGATGactaaatcatttttccatcaatcgAAAAAGTAATCTttttaattcattcctaataaacccttaaccttataatataatatcatatttatataatatattataataatataatatcataataatataatatatcattatatatagtaatatattaatataatatcatatcatatactataatatactataataaattataataatataataatatataacaatctaataatataatatattatatattaatattttataatatattatacaatattattatatataataatattatctaatatatattatattatactaataaatgatattaatataatataatataatatattcttataatatattataatatataataataaaataatattataatattataatgtaatattataatataatatatattataatatattatactataatatatttatataatattttataataatataatataatatttagataatatattatatattaatatactataatataataatattatattatattatattatataataaaggatattatgaaaaatatagatagaccatagcaacttatccagaaaaatagtaatacaaaagaatGTGGGTAACAGATTTTAGAGTCATTTTTTGATTTACAAAAGAACATGAGTaagttatttttctatctaaatattatataaaaaatatttatctaaaaaatataattttttaaataaattttttatctataaaaGAACAGACTCTTAATGTAATATATAGATGTTCTAGCCGGTTGGCATCTTCCTAAATACATGAGAGGTTTATTACAATATGCTAGTGCACCAGTGGCATCTCCCTGACTCCAGAAAATAGATTTTTCTGGTCTCCAGAAGTGTCTAAAGGATTAGTTCACCGGTGTGCAAGTGGGCTAACCACACCATTAAGATCACTTCGAGATGACAACTAAGGGATTCCAATTGTTCTTTTCACCATATTGGAAGATTTTGTTTTTTTTAACGAATAGGTGACAACATTGCCACCCCTTCATTAAGGCAATGAAATAATAACGAGGATGGGAACTTCCCAAAagttaaaaaaagaagaaaaaaagaaagagagagagagagagattagaagATAAGATATACTACTTGTGAATGAACCAAAATTTACAATGTTATAGCTCTCGGACTATCATTCAAACATTTACATGTTAATCAATAGAAATTGGGTGATTTGTTTCAGAATTAGCTTAGCTAAAATATTCGACAGATGTTTAAAAATTGGTGCACTGTGACCAACATGCCACGCCAGGGATAGCCTCATTAATATGGCCAATCCAGACCCTAATAGGGTAACAGCCTATTCCCAGACTATTCTTCCCTTGTTTGCAATGGCATAGCTTGGTGGATGAGTAATTGCACCACTATGGATAGCTTATGCATAATCCCAAAATCATTGATACATGGCTACTCACATCCCTGAATGGGATTGATATGGGCGTGCAGAGCCTATAAGAATGAAtaactctttggttaaaaggcaATTACCTCTCCACCCTTGGCTTTCTTTTTATTGATTATTACTACTGAATTATATTGCTTACACTTCACTTTCATTTTTAAACTAGGATTAGTGCACATATTGCTTTCACTTGGGTTGCCACATCCAGGCAACATTTTCTAACTGTTATGACTTCTATCCCAAGACCTCCTAGGTGCTCACAGGATTGATAGAAAGATGTTGGAGTAATTTGAACCAGAATCTGGCTGCTAGGTTCAGCCCAAATCATTCTTGTAAATTTGATTGGGTCGGGTCCAGTTgacaattctatttttttaataactgATGGAAAATTTAGATTAGGTCCGGTTGGTTGGATTTGTTTCCCACTTATTTATTGGGGGTAGATCATAATTGATTCTGAGTTGAAGCATATTTCAAGCCAAACTATCTTTTCAATATCAACATCATTTATTAGACCTATCAAAATTCTATTGAAGGTAATTAAAGGACTATGTATTGTGTTTTTAGAATGATTAGATTAAGCCTAATCACTTCACCAAATTATAGGTTCATTGCACCAGGCTATCATAAGTATTTTGTTGTGTGATGGATATATTAAGCGCATGTttggttcatgatcaaaattataattaaaattagaatgaatTGAAATGACCATATCATTCAATATATTTGATTCA encodes:
- the LOC105059450 gene encoding LOW QUALITY PROTEIN: transketolase, chloroplastic (The sequence of the model RefSeq protein was modified relative to this genomic sequence to represent the inferred CDS: inserted 5 bases in 4 codons; deleted 1 base in 1 codon), producing MAASPSVTAAQALVGRAISGHPPHPLLNRTASPSASAPSPVAPSSPPASRTSGRRRPRPRRAAVTRAARVETLEGKAATEALVDKSVNTIRFLAVDAVEKATSGHPGLPMGCAPLGHILYDEIMRYNPKNPYWFNRDRFVLSAGHGCMLHYALLHLAGYDSVKEDDLKAFRQWESKTPGHPENFETPGIEVTTGPLGQGIANAVGLALAERHLAARFNKPDMEIIDHYTYVVVGDGCQMEGISNETCSLAGHWGLGKLIAFYDDNHISIDGDTEIAFTEDVNARFEALGWHTIWVKNGNTGYDEIRAAIKEAKAVXDKPTLIKVTTTIGYGSPNKANTYSVHGSALGAKEVDATRQNLGWPYEPFFVPEDVKSHWSHHXPEGAALEAEWNAKFAEYEKKYKEDAAELKRIISGELPTGWEKALPTYTLESPADATRNLSQQCLNALAKVLPGFLGGSADLASSNMTLLKMFGNFQKDTPEERNVRFGVREHGXGAICNGIALHSLGLXPYCATFFVFTDYMRAAIRISALSEAGVIYVMTHDSIGLGEDGPTHQPIEHLISFRAMPNILMLRPADGTETAGAYKVAVLNRKRPSILALSRQKLPQLAGTSVEGVEKGGYIISDNSSGNKPDLIVMSTGSELEIAAKAADELRKEGKTVRVVSLVSWELFDEQSDEYKESVLPAAVTARISIEAGSTLGWEKFVGTKGKAIGIDRFGASAPAGRIYKEFGITAEKVIEAARSL